GTGAGCGCTTCGTGGATGTCGGCGACGTTGCCTTCGGTGCCCGGCGTGACCGGCACGCCGGCCTTGATCATGCTGCGACGGGCTTCGGTCTTGTCGCCCATGCGGCGAATCACTTCTGCCGACGGGCCGATGAACTTGATCCCACGTTCGGCGCAGATGTCCGCCAATTCGGCGTTTTCCGACAGGAAGCCGTAGCCGGGATGCAGCGCATCGCAACCGGTTTCCACGGCCAGGTTCACCAGCTTGCGCGGGTTCAGGTAGCCGGCCAGGGGCTCGGCACCGATGCTGTGGGCTTCGTCGGCACGCTTGACGTGCAACGCGTGGCTGTCGGCGTCCGAATAAACCGCGACCGAGCGAATGCCCATCTCGGCGCAGGCACGCACGATTCGTACGGCAATTTCACCACGGTTGGCGATCAGGATCTTTTTTATCACTTGAAAATTCCCTTGAGCCGATTGCTGCGTTCTTCGACCCGATGTAGCCGGGTCGGCGCGTGACCAAATGTTTCATGACAGTCGCGAGACACACACTATGCGCACTTGAGAATTAACAAAAATCAATAATAGTTGGGCCGTGTATAAGTAAAGACTTATAGTTGGCCGGACGAACACCGGCGCGAGGAGTTATTAAATGCGTAAGTCATTGATGCGTATGACATTGCGTCAGCTGCAGATCTTCAATGAAGTGTGTGATTTGCGCTCCTACAGCCGGGCAGCCGAGGAAATGTCCCTCACCCAACCTGCCGTCAGCCTGCAAATTCGTCAGCTCGAAGAGCTGCTCGGCCAGCCGTTGTTCGACTATGTCGGCAAAAAGCTCTATATGACCGAGGCCGCCGAAGCATTGCAGCGGGCCAGCCGAGACATTTTCGGACGCCTGGAAAACCTCGATATGCAGCTGTCGGACATGCAGGGCTCACTGCAGGGCCAGTTGAAGCTGGCGGTGGAATCCAGCGCCAAGTACTTCGTGCCGCACCTGTTCGCCGCCTTCAAGCGCCAGCACCCGGAAGTGCAATTGCACCTGACCGTGGTCAATCGCGCCCAGGTGATCCGCCGGCTTTCGGACAACCGTGACGACCTGGTGATCATGTCCATGGTGCCGCAGGACATGGGCCTGGAGTTCCTGCCATTCCTGAACAACCCGATTGTCGCCGTGGCGCTGCCGGATCATCCCTTGAGCCTGCAAGGGCCGCTGCGCCTGCAGGATCTGGAACCCTACACGCTGCTCATCCGCGAACCGGGATCCGGCACGCGGCTGGCCTGCGAAGAGTATTTCAAGGAAAAACGCGTGCACTTCACCCAGACGGTAGAAGTGGCCTCGGCCGAGGCGCAGCGTGAGTGCGTGGTGGCAGGGTTGGGCGTGGCCCTGCTGACGCGCCACGCCCTGAACCTGGAACTGGCCACCGGCGGGCTCAAGGAGCTGCCGGTGGAAGAACTGCCGCTGTACCGCAGTTGGTGCCTGGTGCAAGCCAAAGCCAAGCGACTGTCACCGGTGGCCCACGCGTTCCTGGGCTTTATTCGCAGCGAACGGGTGCAAATCAGCGCGCTGGCTGAGCGCTTCGCTGGGCAGCCAAGGGTGCCTGCCAATGGAGTTCCGGGTAGTCACTGATGCTCTGCTGCAGTTGGCGCTGGTCGCAGCGGTCTTCGATTGCGCGACGGAACGCCATGCGGCGCTGGTCTTCCTGCTGACGACGGGTCTTGACGGTGCTGTTGCTGTCTTCGTAGGGCCGGGCCATTTGGAGTCTCCCAATGCGAGTACGGGGAGTACAGGATGGCCGCGAGGGATGACGGGGCGATGACAGCCTGATGAAGATTGCGGGGATGCGGCAGTTTGAATTGTGGGAGGGGGCTTGCCCCCTCCCACATTTGTTCTGTGTACAGCGCTTAATCGTCGAGGGCTTTGACCGACTTGGGCGACAACCTGAGGCTGCGCAAACTGCGCTTCACGCTCTTGAGGTGGTTGACCAGGCTTGGCCCTCGGGCCATGGCGACACCCATCGCCAGTACGTCGATTACCACCAGGTGCGCAATGCGCGAGGTCAGCGGCGTGTAGATCTCGGTGTCTTCGTGTACGTCGATCGCCAGGTTCACCGTGGACAGTTCCGCCAACGGCGTCTGGCTCGGGCACAAGGTAATCAGCGAAGCGCCGCTTTCACGTACCAGGTTGGCGGTGATGAGCAGGTCTTTGGAGCGACCGGACTGGGAAATACAGATGGCCACGTCGGTGGGTTTCAAGGTCACCGCCGACATCGCCTGCATGTGCGGGTCGCTGTAGGCCGCAGCGGTGAGCAGCAGGCGGAAGAATTTATGCTGGGCATCGGCCGCTACCGCGCCGGAAGCGCCGAAGCCATAGAACTCGACGCGCTGGGCCTGGGACATCGCGGTCACGGCCTTTTGCAACTCCACCGGATCGAGCTTCTCGCGCACTTCCATCAGGGTATGCAGGGTGGTGTCGAAGATTTTCAGGCTGTAATCGGCGACCGAGTCGTCTTCATGGATCGCAAACTGGCCGAAGCTCGCACCCGCGGCCAGGCTTTGCGCCAGTTTGAGTTTCAAGTCCTGGAACCCGGAGCAACCGATGGCGCGGCAGAAGCGCACGATGGTCGGCTCACTGATGCCCACGCTGTGGGCCAGGTCGGCCATGGAACTGTGCATCACGGCCGCAGGGTCAAGCAGCACGTGATCGGCAACCTTGAGTTCCGATTTGCGTAACAGGTGGCGCGACTGGGCGATATGTTGCAACAGGTTCAAAGGGCAGGACTCTTGTTATTGGCAGACGCCAGGGATGTAGCAAGCTTGTAGTTATACTACAAGAATTGCCGTTTTGCCCGCCTGATGCAGCACTAAATCGCCTCGCCCCCCTCTGAAACTAAGGGTAGAGGCTTTGTAGCCATAGGGACGCACCTCGCGTCGTTAAGAAAAATCCGGATTTTTTCGTAACAAATCTGCCAGCCCCTCAGCGTGCATCGGCCGGCTGATCAGATAGCCCTGCACCTCGTCGCAACCTTCGGCCCGCAGGAAGTCCAGCTGCTGCTGGTCTTCCACGCCTTCGGCCACCACCTTGAGCGCCAACCCGTGGGCCATGGCGATGATCGCTCGGGTAATAGCGGCATCCTCACGCCCCTGGCCAAGGCCCCGGATAAAGGTCTGGTCGATCTTCACGTAGTCCACCGGAATACGCTTGAGGTAGCTGAGGGACGAATAGCCGGTGCCAAAATCGTCGATGGCTAGCTTCACGCCCAGGTCGCGCAACTGCCGGAAGGTGACAATGATGTGCTCGACGCTGTCGAGCAGCTGGCTTTCGGTCAGCTCCAACTCCAGGTATTGCGGGTCCAGCCCGGTCTCTTCCAGCACCTGGCGCACCAGGCTGACCAACTTGCCCTGGCGCAACTGGTGCACCGACAGGTTCACCGACACCCGAATCGGCGCCAGCCCCTGACGCTGCCACTCACAGGCCTGCCAGCACGCCTGGCGCAACACCAACTCACCCAGCGGCACGATCAGGCCGGTTTCTTCGGCCAGGCCGATAAAGTCCCCCGGCGGTACCAGGCCCCACTGCGGATGATCCCAACGAACCAGTGCCTCGACAGCATTGAGCTTACCGCTGGCCAGGCACAGTTTGGGTTGGTAGAACACCGCGAGCTGGCGCTCGTCGATGGCTTTGCGCAGTTGGTTTTCCAGCTGCAAACGCTCCAGGGTGCTGGCTTGCAGGCTGTCGGTGTAGAACTGGAAATTATTCCCACCCAGGTGCTTGGCGTGCTGCATCGCCATGTTCGACTGGCTGACCAGCGCGGAAATTTCCCGCGCATTATCCGGCAGCAGGCTGACGCCCATGGAAGCGCTGACCACCAGCTCATGCCCCTCCACCGTCACCGGCACGCGCAGCTTTGCCAGCAGCCGCGTCGCCACACGCGCCAGGCTCGACAAGTTGCCGTAGGCGTCAAACAACACAGCGAATTCATCCCCGGACAGGCGCGCAATGGTGTCGGCTTCCGGCAGCGCGTTGATCAGCCGACGCGCCATTTTCTGCAATAGCTGGTCAGCCACTTCATGGCCAAGGCTGTCGTTGAGCAGCTTGAAACGGTCGAGGTTGATGTGCAGCAGCGCCAGGCTGCGCCCACCCTGGCGCACGCGCTGATGAGCTTCGCGCAGCCGTTCGCGAAACAGCGAACGGTTAGCCAGGCCCGTCAACTCGTCGTAATGGGTGAGGTAGCGCATGCGCTCCTCGGACTCGCGCCGCGCGGATAGATCGGCGAAAAAGCCGACAATATGGCTGACGTTGCCGCGAACATCGCGTACCACGCTCAATTGCAGCCACTGCGGGTACAGCTCGCCGTTCTTGCGCGTTTCCACCAGCTCACCCTGCCAGGTGCCGTGGCTGAGCAGCGCCTGGTGAATCACCGGAAAGTGACGCCGGGCATCGCGACTGCAGGGTAACTCCACGACGTTGCGGCCGAGCATGTCGTCGATGTCAAAGCCGGTGACGCGGCTGAACGCCTGGTTGACGGCGATCAGCGCGTAGTTCGGGTCGAGAATCACGATGCCTTCGCTGGCCGCCTCGAACACCGTCGAGGCGAGCCGTTGTTGTTCTTCCACGGCTTTGCCGGCACTGATGTCGCGGCGTGTGCCGAGCA
Above is a genomic segment from Pseudomonas sp. R5-89-07 containing:
- a CDS encoding LysR family transcriptional regulator; translated protein: MRKSLMRMTLRQLQIFNEVCDLRSYSRAAEEMSLTQPAVSLQIRQLEELLGQPLFDYVGKKLYMTEAAEALQRASRDIFGRLENLDMQLSDMQGSLQGQLKLAVESSAKYFVPHLFAAFKRQHPEVQLHLTVVNRAQVIRRLSDNRDDLVIMSMVPQDMGLEFLPFLNNPIVAVALPDHPLSLQGPLRLQDLEPYTLLIREPGSGTRLACEEYFKEKRVHFTQTVEVASAEAQRECVVAGLGVALLTRHALNLELATGGLKELPVEELPLYRSWCLVQAKAKRLSPVAHAFLGFIRSERVQISALAERFAGQPRVPANGVPGSH
- a CDS encoding PA3496 family putative envelope integrity protein, coding for MARPYEDSNSTVKTRRQQEDQRRMAFRRAIEDRCDQRQLQQSISDYPELHWQAPLAAQRSAQPAR
- the hexR gene encoding transcriptional regulator HexR; amino-acid sequence: MNLLQHIAQSRHLLRKSELKVADHVLLDPAAVMHSSMADLAHSVGISEPTIVRFCRAIGCSGFQDLKLKLAQSLAAGASFGQFAIHEDDSVADYSLKIFDTTLHTLMEVREKLDPVELQKAVTAMSQAQRVEFYGFGASGAVAADAQHKFFRLLLTAAAYSDPHMQAMSAVTLKPTDVAICISQSGRSKDLLITANLVRESGASLITLCPSQTPLAELSTVNLAIDVHEDTEIYTPLTSRIAHLVVIDVLAMGVAMARGPSLVNHLKSVKRSLRSLRLSPKSVKALDD
- a CDS encoding EAL domain-containing protein, translated to MTFNTDLFGPAAAPAQVIRKHYATEMAVERTRLLYQGSLLPTLLMLVNGLVCAWLLWNPKQYLLDSIWLVWLLALVAMRVIQVAAFDSAMPSRQAQPVWRRMFMLGSAVSGLTLSAAAIALAPTDSFMQQAWVFGLIGAATLSASVAYAVSLWAFLSFALPCLLPVIVYLFWNGSSQQQGWGVLGLILLASLSVVAWQVNRLIQRGLLRRFQNQALIEHLQQAQQRSEQLNQELMREVEQRRQVEQELREAQVGLQDRVALRSQELDAASLALNKSEARLAMALQASELGLWDWNLQTDEVHHTQLKELFGLEPEFVTAMLSHLKPRLHPDDLPLLKHALVEHLKGRSEDYQVEYRIRHGDGHWVWIEDRGRAVERSPSGRVIRMLGTRRDISAGKAVEEQQRLASTVFEAASEGIVILDPNYALIAVNQAFSRVTGFDIDDMLGRNVVELPCSRDARRHFPVIHQALLSHGTWQGELVETRKNGELYPQWLQLSVVRDVRGNVSHIVGFFADLSARRESEERMRYLTHYDELTGLANRSLFRERLREAHQRVRQGGRSLALLHINLDRFKLLNDSLGHEVADQLLQKMARRLINALPEADTIARLSGDEFAVLFDAYGNLSSLARVATRLLAKLRVPVTVEGHELVVSASMGVSLLPDNAREISALVSQSNMAMQHAKHLGGNNFQFYTDSLQASTLERLQLENQLRKAIDERQLAVFYQPKLCLASGKLNAVEALVRWDHPQWGLVPPGDFIGLAEETGLIVPLGELVLRQACWQACEWQRQGLAPIRVSVNLSVHQLRQGKLVSLVRQVLEETGLDPQYLELELTESQLLDSVEHIIVTFRQLRDLGVKLAIDDFGTGYSSLSYLKRIPVDYVKIDQTFIRGLGQGREDAAITRAIIAMAHGLALKVVAEGVEDQQQLDFLRAEGCDEVQGYLISRPMHAEGLADLLRKNPDFS